The following proteins are encoded in a genomic region of Fusobacterium sp. SYSU M8D902:
- a CDS encoding MBOAT family protein, with translation MVIYFLLNRYNKNKCAKAWLVIASLYFYSYFNRMYLILIAISILINYFIGKRLSNNKVDIVQRRILLIFGVVFNLGILGYFKYYDFFVENINIVFKSNFHLLHIMLPLGISFFTFQQLSFVVDMYKRYHLIYDFLDYCLFVTFFPQLIAGPIVLPTEMLPQFEAESNKKINWENMNRGLYVFSIGLAKKVIIADTIANFANAGFDIMDKLNFIEAWLTSISYTLQLYFDFSGYCDMAIGIALMFNIVLPANFNSPYKSTNIQEFWKKWHMTLGRFMTNYLYIPLGGNRKGELKTLRNLFIVFLASGIWHGAGWNFIIWGMLHGICILIHRIWKNSGRKLNKLVGWFITINLVNIFWIFFRAKTVTEALRVIKGMFNIKGGILYIPQEDIELFIEYTNGKLRTYESVWCIIEFQEVAA, from the coding sequence TTGGTAATATACTTTTTATTAAATAGATATAACAAAAATAAATGTGCTAAAGCTTGGTTAGTAATAGCTTCACTATATTTTTATTCATATTTTAATAGAATGTATTTAATACTTATAGCTATATCAATTTTAATAAACTATTTTATAGGAAAACGATTATCAAACAATAAAGTGGATATAGTTCAAAGAAGGATATTATTAATATTTGGAGTTGTATTTAATTTAGGAATATTAGGGTATTTTAAATATTATGATTTTTTTGTAGAGAATATTAACATAGTATTTAAGAGCAACTTTCATTTATTACATATAATGTTACCATTAGGAATATCATTTTTTACATTTCAGCAACTTTCGTTTGTAGTAGATATGTATAAAAGATATCATTTAATTTATGATTTTTTAGATTATTGTTTATTTGTAACATTTTTTCCACAGCTAATAGCAGGACCAATAGTATTACCAACAGAGATGTTACCTCAATTTGAAGCTGAAAGTAATAAAAAAATTAACTGGGAAAATATGAATAGAGGATTATATGTATTTTCTATAGGATTAGCAAAGAAAGTAATAATAGCAGATACAATAGCAAATTTTGCCAATGCAGGATTTGATATAATGGATAAATTAAATTTTATAGAAGCATGGTTAACATCAATATCATATACATTACAATTATATTTTGATTTTAGTGGATATTGTGATATGGCAATAGGGATTGCTTTGATGTTTAATATAGTGTTACCAGCAAACTTTAATTCACCATATAAATCAACTAATATACAGGAATTTTGGAAGAAGTGGCATATGACATTAGGTAGATTTATGACAAACTATCTATATATTCCATTAGGAGGAAATAGAAAAGGAGAATTAAAAACATTAAGGAATTTATTCATAGTATTCTTGGCAAGTGGTATATGGCATGGAGCAGGTTGGAATTTCATAATTTGGGGAATGTTACATGGAATATGTATATTGATTCATAGAATATGGAAAAATAGTGGAAGAAAATTGAATAAATTAGTAGGTTGGTTTATAACCATTAATTTAGTGAATATCTTCTGGATATTTTTTAGAGCGAAAACAGTAACAGAAGCACTAAGAGTAATAAAGGGAATGTTTAATATAAAAGGGGGTATTTTATATATTCCACAAGAAGACATAGAGCTTTTTATAGAATATACTAATGGAAAACTTAGAACATATGAAAGTGTTTGGTGTATAATAGAATTCCAAGAAGTTGCAGCATAA
- a CDS encoding oligosaccharide flippase family protein has translation MKRIKVIKEILLNLIITVGISLSLFLVNKYFSLYLGIQNLGLMKLFTQLLAYLNLAEIGLSSASTYALYKPLAEKDYNQISVIINTIASLYKKISLFILIVGLLLNPIIPFFIKDKLKDVNIYLYWSLYVINTALSYSFAKYSVLFTADQKFKFVRLIQGESRIFCQILQIIIIIKFESFLIFILLLILDNIIQFIFYKIHYKKYYFNIFKTKITDKSITKNLKNLFWHKLAGLIVFNTDLILISKFISLEVVGIYASYQMIVQMIITLINIILSVLRPKIGKFIAENNKEEIFNCWRNLNIIFLNISILFSFCAYILIDDFIKLWIGNKYILPKQTTILIIINLFVQCFRGVTDVFKDGSGFFDDIQLPIIEAILNFVFSIVLLYYIGLNGVIVGTIISNILIISIARPVLVFIKCFNKDWKDYIEVYGNYLILLILSLFGLNLIIKSFIIFEINGWIEWIIYAIKISSISGIIIFIVFLLNKEFRNILKKIL, from the coding sequence TTGAAAAGAATAAAAGTTATTAAAGAAATATTATTAAATTTAATAATAACAGTAGGGATAAGTTTATCATTATTTCTTGTAAATAAATATTTTTCACTTTATTTAGGAATACAGAATTTAGGTTTAATGAAATTATTTACACAGCTATTAGCTTATCTTAATTTAGCCGAAATAGGCTTATCATCTGCTTCTACTTATGCTTTATATAAACCACTTGCAGAAAAAGATTATAATCAAATAAGTGTAATCATTAATACTATTGCTTCCTTATATAAAAAAATATCTTTGTTTATTTTAATAGTAGGTTTGTTATTAAATCCTATTATTCCTTTTTTTATTAAAGATAAATTAAAAGATGTAAATATTTACTTGTACTGGAGTTTATATGTTATCAACACTGCCTTAAGTTATAGTTTTGCAAAATATAGTGTTCTATTTACTGCAGATCAGAAATTTAAATTTGTTAGATTAATACAAGGTGAAAGTAGAATATTTTGCCAAATATTACAAATAATAATTATAATTAAATTTGAGTCATTTTTAATTTTTATTTTATTATTAATTTTAGATAATATAATCCAATTTATATTTTATAAAATTCATTATAAAAAGTATTATTTTAATATTTTTAAAACTAAAATAACTGATAAATCTATAACAAAAAATTTAAAAAATTTATTTTGGCATAAATTGGCAGGATTGATAGTTTTTAATACTGACTTAATACTTATTTCAAAATTTATTTCTCTTGAAGTTGTAGGAATATATGCAAGTTATCAAATGATAGTTCAAATGATAATAACATTAATAAATATAATTTTAAGTGTTTTAAGACCTAAAATTGGAAAATTTATAGCTGAAAATAATAAAGAAGAAATATTTAATTGTTGGAGAAATTTGAACATAATTTTTTTAAATATAAGTATACTGTTTTCTTTTTGTGCATATATTTTAATTGATGATTTTATCAAACTTTGGATAGGAAATAAATATATATTACCAAAGCAAACGACAATTTTAATTATTATAAATTTGTTTGTGCAATGTTTTAGAGGAGTGACAGATGTATTTAAAGATGGAAGTGGATTTTTTGATGACATTCAATTACCAATAATAGAAGCTATATTAAATTTTGTTTTTTCTATAGTTTTACTTTATTATATAGGATTAAATGGAGTAATAGTAGGAACTATAATATCAAATATTTTGATAATTTCTATAGCAAGACCAGTACTAGTATTCATAAAATGTTTTAATAAAGATTGGAAAGACTATATTGAAGTATATGGAAATTATTTAATCCTATTAATTTTATCTTTATTTGGATTAAATTTAATAATAAAATCTTTTATAATTTTTGAAATAAATGGATGGATAGAGTGGATAATTTATGCTATTAAAATTTCTAGTATTTCAGGAATTATCATATTTATAGTTTTTTTATTGAATAAAGAATTTAGAAATATTTTAAAAAAGATATTATAG
- a CDS encoding glycosyltransferase yields MQNEVLVSIIVPIYNSEKWLKFCLDSILTQNYKNFELILINDGSKDSSGIICDNYAKRDSRIKVYHKKNEGVSAARNDGIKYSQGKYIQFLDSDDIIKFQMTKGLVELAERENADIVMCDFEILNEIEISNYIFQPILGVKIGKMNKLEAMKNILRIDGYQGFLWNKLLKKELLNMNKEIRFDNGISICEDLLFCCKYLSQANKIVYTSEKLYGYVQHENSLSHKIDKKILTSIEANRQIAIIYDKFFLPEGRSRYIYSIVNLFTMINFDVIKNKKKYLEKEIKEKKNWFKPKLHTRKECFVYYFLIMNPYLCGYIYIILKKIYKVIKNKQKKGKNIEKNKSY; encoded by the coding sequence ATGCAAAATGAGGTATTAGTATCTATTATAGTACCAATTTATAATAGTGAAAAGTGGTTAAAATTTTGTTTAGATAGTATATTAACTCAAAATTATAAAAATTTTGAATTAATATTAATTAACGATGGATCTAAAGATAGCAGTGGTATTATATGTGATAATTATGCCAAAAGAGATTCAAGGATCAAAGTTTATCATAAAAAAAATGAAGGTGTTAGTGCTGCAAGAAATGACGGAATTAAATATTCTCAGGGGAAATATATACAATTTCTTGATAGTGATGATATTATAAAATTTCAAATGACTAAGGGGTTAGTGGAATTAGCAGAAAGAGAGAATGCTGATATTGTTATGTGTGATTTTGAAATATTAAATGAAATAGAAATATCTAATTATATTTTTCAACCAATTTTAGGAGTAAAAATTGGAAAAATGAATAAATTAGAAGCAATGAAAAATATTCTTAGAATTGATGGATATCAAGGATTTTTATGGAATAAATTATTAAAAAAAGAATTATTAAATATGAACAAAGAAATAAGATTTGACAATGGAATATCAATATGTGAAGATTTATTATTTTGTTGTAAATATTTATCTCAAGCAAATAAAATAGTTTATACATCTGAAAAATTATACGGTTATGTTCAACATGAAAATTCACTATCACATAAAATTGATAAAAAAATTTTAACAAGTATAGAAGCAAATAGACAAATAGCAATAATCTATGATAAATTTTTTTTACCAGAAGGACGTTCTAGATACATATATTCTATAGTAAATTTATTCACAATGATTAATTTCGATGTTATTAAAAATAAAAAAAAATACCTAGAAAAAGAAATAAAAGAAAAAAAAAATTGGTTTAAACCCAAATTACATACTAGAAAAGAATGTTTTGTTTATTATTTTTTAATTATGAATCCTTATTTATGTGGATATATATATATTATATTGAAAAAAATTTATAAAGTAATAAAAAATAAACAAAAGAAGGGGAAGAATATTGAAAAGAATAAAAGTTATTAA
- a CDS encoding glycosyltransferase family 4 protein — protein MYSLIIYDTSNFKDFPIGGQLTSIRNFLLYITEEHPEECKKILLVGITTDECKVGKIQIINIGEKEFDFLPILYREVNLNNIKKSMRLEYLKALFKFRKYIPNGEKIIHYLHTPEAFIQIKLCHPFSKIAVFSHGDFFNMLRGFRFYRNNKLVNIFFNKFIEILLKKSDLIFTLDKVSLNKYLKYNKNVISVDNSIVIPKELPIRDTCHDPLRLLFVGRFSKVKRIDGIIKAVLPIRDKIELTILGDGEEKEYLENLIRENDAERHINLLSSVSPEKVKEYMKNNDVLIMNSIIEGKPMTILEAMSYGMPIITTDVGGISEIVKFKKNSLKIDGETESIISAINFSKNNYKILVKNSFLESKRFDFKIVNKKIFFLLKNMNSN, from the coding sequence ATGTATAGTTTAATAATATATGATACATCAAATTTTAAAGATTTTCCAATAGGAGGTCAATTAACAAGTATAAGAAATTTTTTACTTTATATTACAGAAGAGCATCCCGAAGAATGTAAAAAAATTCTTTTAGTTGGAATAACAACAGATGAGTGTAAGGTTGGAAAAATACAAATAATAAATATTGGAGAAAAAGAGTTTGATTTTTTGCCAATACTATATAGAGAAGTTAATTTAAATAATATTAAAAAATCAATGAGATTAGAATATTTAAAAGCATTATTTAAATTCAGAAAATATATTCCTAATGGAGAAAAAATAATTCATTATTTACATACACCTGAAGCTTTTATTCAAATAAAATTATGTCATCCTTTTTCAAAAATAGCTGTTTTTTCACATGGAGATTTTTTTAATATGTTAAGAGGGTTTAGATTTTATAGAAACAATAAATTAGTTAATATATTTTTTAATAAATTTATAGAAATTTTATTAAAAAAGTCAGACTTGATATTTACGTTAGACAAAGTTTCATTAAATAAATATTTAAAATATAATAAAAATGTTATTTCAGTTGATAATTCAATAGTTATTCCAAAAGAATTACCAATAAGAGATACTTGCCATGATCCATTGCGGTTGCTATTTGTTGGAAGATTTTCAAAAGTAAAAAGAATAGATGGAATCATAAAAGCGGTATTACCAATAAGAGACAAAATAGAGTTAACAATATTAGGTGATGGAGAAGAGAAAGAGTATTTAGAAAACTTAATTAGAGAAAATGATGCAGAAAGACATATTAATTTACTTAGCTCAGTTTCTCCTGAGAAAGTAAAAGAATACATGAAGAATAATGATGTTCTTATAATGAATTCTATTATAGAAGGGAAACCAATGACAATTTTAGAAGCAATGAGTTATGGTATGCCAATAATAACAACAGATGTTGGAGGAATTTCAGAGATTGTTAAATTTAAAAAAAATTCATTAAAAATAGATGGAGAAACTGAAAGTATAATATCAGCAATAAATTTTTCAAAAAATAATTATAAAATATTAGTAAAAAATTCTTTTTTGGAATCAAAAAGATTTGATTTTAAAATAGTGAATAAGAAAATATTTTTTTTATTAAAAAATATGAATAGTAATTAA
- a CDS encoding WecB/TagA/CpsF family glycosyltransferase yields MIKQKLFKNYPKRVNIIGVPISVVNMDKCIEFLFDNWKLSHGNYICVSNVHTTVIAHDNIDYYKVQFESLLSLPDGKPLSIIGKRRYPEMDRVTGPDFMREVFKKSKEREITHFFYGSTQENLDTLIKKIKEKYPWIKIVGKEPSVFRDMNEQEENELANRINATKADFIWIALGAPRQELFCYRNRGKINGIMVGVGGAFSILAETIPEAPQWMKNMSLEWLYRLLQEPRRLLKRYVITNTKFIYYLLKNRIVGD; encoded by the coding sequence ATGATAAAGCAAAAATTATTTAAAAATTATCCCAAAAGAGTGAATATAATAGGAGTCCCTATTTCTGTTGTAAATATGGATAAATGTATAGAATTTTTATTTGATAATTGGAAATTATCTCATGGAAATTATATTTGTGTATCTAATGTACATACTACAGTTATAGCACACGATAATATAGATTATTATAAAGTTCAATTTGAATCATTATTATCTCTTCCTGATGGAAAACCACTTTCGATAATTGGAAAAAGAAGATATCCAGAAATGGATAGAGTAACTGGACCTGATTTTATGAGAGAAGTTTTTAAAAAATCAAAAGAGAGAGAAATAACTCACTTCTTTTATGGGTCAACACAAGAAAATTTAGATACTTTGATAAAAAAAATAAAAGAAAAATATCCTTGGATTAAAATCGTAGGAAAAGAACCATCAGTTTTTAGAGATATGAATGAACAAGAAGAAAATGAATTAGCAAATAGAATTAATGCTACAAAAGCAGATTTTATATGGATAGCTTTAGGTGCTCCACGTCAAGAATTATTTTGTTATAGAAATAGAGGGAAAATAAATGGGATAATGGTGGGTGTAGGTGGTGCTTTTAGTATTCTTGCTGAAACTATACCAGAAGCACCACAATGGATGAAAAATATGAGCTTAGAGTGGTTATATAGATTACTTCAAGAACCTAGAAGACTATTAAAAAGATATGTAATTACAAATACAAAGTTTATTTATTATTTGTTAAAAAATAGGATAGTAGGGGATTAA
- a CDS encoding glycosyltransferase family 4 protein, producing the protein MNKKKILMVHNFYQIGGGEHTVYKNEVEMLRENGHEVIEYTRNNNELRTSKLKLLLLPFTTIWSFKTYYEIKKIIKKNKIDILHCHNTFPLISPSVYYAAINERIPVVQTIHNFRFLCPCAILYRNGKICEECIKNKSFIPALKYKCYRNSRIQTFIVVLMLTIHKLLGTYRKINYIFLTEFNKQKFKYFLNIFGKNIFIKPNFVKEFDISVKECMKNKVFIFYGRLEKNKGILSLVEMWQKVPKDYVLHIYGTGTYKKYIERIVKDNDNIIYYGFKEQKVIFQDILKSSAVLITSEWYETFGMGIPESFSLGTPVICTKLGTPKTIVEESKGGLIYKINDYNSFYNSLNEIVKNNKYYSENAKLYFDKKLNIKKNYERLCDIYDKAKII; encoded by the coding sequence ATGAATAAAAAAAAGATATTGATGGTTCATAACTTTTATCAAATTGGTGGAGGAGAACATACAGTTTATAAAAATGAAGTAGAAATGCTTCGTGAAAATGGACATGAAGTAATTGAATACACTCGTAATAACAATGAATTAAGAACTTCAAAATTAAAATTATTATTACTTCCTTTTACTACAATATGGTCTTTTAAAACTTATTATGAAATAAAAAAAATTATAAAAAAAAATAAGATAGATATTCTTCACTGTCATAATACTTTTCCTTTAATTTCACCTTCTGTTTATTATGCAGCAATAAATGAGAGAATTCCAGTAGTGCAAACTATTCATAATTTTAGATTTTTATGTCCTTGTGCTATTCTTTATAGAAATGGAAAAATTTGTGAAGAGTGTATAAAAAATAAATCTTTTATACCTGCATTAAAATATAAATGTTATAGAAACTCAAGAATTCAAACATTTATAGTAGTGTTAATGTTAACTATCCATAAATTATTAGGAACTTATAGAAAAATTAATTATATATTTTTAACTGAATTTAACAAACAAAAATTCAAATATTTTTTAAATATTTTTGGAAAGAATATATTTATAAAGCCAAACTTTGTAAAAGAGTTTGATATCTCAGTAAAAGAGTGTATGAAAAATAAAGTTTTTATATTTTATGGTCGATTAGAAAAAAATAAAGGAATTTTATCATTGGTAGAAATGTGGCAAAAAGTACCAAAAGATTATGTACTACATATATATGGAACTGGGACTTATAAAAAATATATAGAAAGAATAGTAAAAGATAATGATAATATTATTTATTACGGTTTTAAAGAACAAAAAGTTATATTTCAAGATATATTAAAAAGTAGTGCTGTTTTAATAACAAGTGAATGGTATGAAACGTTTGGAATGGGAATACCTGAAAGTTTTTCATTAGGAACTCCAGTTATTTGCACTAAATTGGGAACTCCTAAAACAATAGTTGAAGAATCAAAAGGAGGATTGATCTATAAAATAAATGATTATAATTCTTTTTATAATTCTTTAAATGAAATTGTAAAAAATAATAAATATTATTCAGAAAACGCAAAATTATATTTTGATAAAAAATTAAATATTAAAAAAAATTATGAAAGATTGTGTGATATTTATGATAAAGCAAAAATTATTTAA
- the wecB gene encoding UDP-N-acetylglucosamine 2-epimerase (non-hydrolyzing): MNKLKLMTIVGTRPEIIRLSEVIKKCDKYFDQILVHTGQNYDYNLNQVFFENLKLREPNYYLNAVGKDLGETIGNIIAKSYELMVKVKPDALLILGDTNSCLSAIAAKRLHIPIFHMEAGNRCFDECLPEETNRRIVDIISDVNMCYSEHARRYLNASGVAKERTYVTGSPMAEVLRANLKEIENSNILNKLNLNEKGYILLSAHREENIDTETNFISLFTSINNLAEKYNMPILYSCHPRSKKFLEARKFKLDERVKLHEPLGFHDYNNLQMNAFAVISDSGTLPEESSFFTSINKSFPAICIRTSTERPEALDKGCFVLAGISNNEVEQAVELAVAMNENSDFGIPVPYYIEDVSTKVVKIIQSYTGIVNKMVWRNNYE, translated from the coding sequence ATGAATAAATTAAAATTGATGACAATAGTAGGAACAAGACCTGAAATAATTAGATTATCAGAAGTTATAAAAAAATGTGATAAATATTTTGATCAAATATTAGTTCATACAGGACAAAATTATGATTATAACTTAAATCAAGTATTTTTTGAAAACTTGAAATTAAGAGAACCAAATTATTATCTTAATGCTGTTGGAAAAGATTTAGGGGAAACAATTGGAAATATAATAGCGAAATCTTATGAATTAATGGTAAAAGTAAAACCAGATGCTCTTCTTATTTTAGGAGATACAAACTCATGTCTTTCAGCAATAGCAGCTAAAAGATTACATATTCCAATATTTCATATGGAAGCAGGAAATAGATGTTTTGATGAATGTTTACCCGAAGAAACTAACAGAAGAATAGTAGATATTATTTCAGATGTCAATATGTGTTATTCAGAACATGCAAGAAGATATCTTAATGCATCTGGAGTAGCTAAAGAAAGAACTTATGTAACAGGTTCACCAATGGCAGAAGTATTAAGAGCAAACTTAAAAGAGATAGAAAATTCTAATATTTTAAATAAATTAAATCTTAATGAAAAAGGATATATTTTATTAAGTGCTCATAGAGAAGAAAATATTGATACAGAAACTAATTTTATATCTCTTTTTACTTCAATAAATAATTTAGCAGAAAAATATAATATGCCAATACTTTATTCTTGCCATCCAAGAAGTAAGAAATTTTTAGAAGCAAGAAAGTTTAAACTTGATGAAAGAGTAAAATTACATGAACCATTAGGTTTCCATGATTATAATAATTTACAGATGAATGCATTTGCAGTTATATCAGATAGTGGAACACTTCCTGAAGAATCATCATTCTTTACTTCTATAAATAAATCATTTCCTGCTATTTGTATAAGAACAAGTACAGAAAGACCAGAAGCGTTAGATAAAGGATGTTTTGTATTAGCAGGAATATCAAATAATGAAGTGGAACAAGCAGTGGAACTTGCAGTAGCAATGAATGAAAATAGTGATTTTGGAATACCTGTGCCTTATTATATAGAGGATGTATCAACTAAAGTAGTAAAAATAATACAATCTTATACGGGAATAGTGAATAAGATGGTTTGGAGAAATAATTATGAATAA
- a CDS encoding NAD-dependent epimerase/dehydratase family protein, which translates to MSYSILVTGANGFIGKNLIENLKNIRDGKDKVHKLPNDLEILEYDIKNSEVELEEYCKKANFIFNLAGVNRPKNNSEFMKGNFNFGEKLLNLLKKNKNNCPIMLSSSIQASLEGRYEGSEYGRSKLAGEKLFKNYAKETGAKVLIYRFPNLFGKWCRPNYNSVIATFCNNIANDLPIQVNDRNTELDLVYIDDLLEELLRAVNGNETRDEKGYCYIPEIHHITLGEIADLLYSFKESRKTLFIPNMLEGSFSKKLYSTYLSYLNPKDFSYSLKMNEDNRGSFTEIIKSLDRGQVSVNISKPGITKGQHWHNTKNEKFLVVAGEGIIQLRKIGTDEVIEYKVSGKEMTVVDMIPGYTHNIINTSNIENLVTVMWCNECFNPERPDTYFEEV; encoded by the coding sequence ATGAGTTATAGTATCTTAGTGACAGGAGCTAATGGTTTTATAGGTAAAAATTTAATTGAAAATTTAAAGAATATCAGAGATGGAAAAGATAAAGTTCATAAACTTCCAAATGATCTAGAAATACTTGAATATGATATAAAAAATAGTGAAGTAGAATTAGAAGAATATTGTAAAAAAGCTAATTTTATTTTTAATCTTGCAGGAGTAAATAGACCAAAAAATAACTCTGAATTTATGAAAGGAAATTTTAATTTTGGAGAAAAACTTTTAAATTTACTTAAAAAAAATAAAAATAATTGTCCTATTATGCTTTCATCATCTATTCAAGCATCACTTGAGGGAAGATATGAAGGAAGTGAGTATGGAAGAAGTAAACTTGCAGGAGAAAAACTTTTTAAAAATTATGCAAAAGAAACAGGTGCAAAAGTTTTAATTTACCGTTTTCCGAATCTTTTTGGAAAATGGTGCAGACCTAACTATAATTCTGTAATTGCAACTTTTTGTAATAATATTGCGAATGATTTACCTATTCAAGTAAATGATAGAAATACAGAACTTGATTTAGTCTATATTGATGATTTATTAGAAGAACTTCTAAGGGCAGTAAATGGAAATGAGACAAGAGATGAAAAAGGATATTGTTATATTCCAGAGATCCATCATATTACTTTAGGTGAAATAGCAGATCTTTTATATAGTTTTAAAGAAAGTAGAAAAACTTTATTTATTCCTAATATGTTAGAAGGAAGTTTTAGTAAAAAACTTTATTCAACTTATCTTTCATACTTGAATCCCAAAGATTTTAGTTATTCTTTAAAAATGAATGAAGATAATAGAGGAAGTTTTACTGAAATAATAAAAAGTTTAGATAGAGGACAAGTAAGTGTAAATATAAGTAAACCTGGAATAACAAAGGGGCAACATTGGCATAATACTAAAAATGAAAAATTTTTAGTTGTAGCAGGAGAAGGAATAATTCAATTACGCAAAATAGGAACAGATGAAGTAATTGAATATAAAGTGAGTGGTAAAGAAATGACAGTTGTAGATATGATACCAGGATATACTCATAATATCATAAATACAAGTAATATAGAGAATCTAGTAACTGTTATGTGGTGTAATGAATGTTTTAATCCAGAAAGACCAGATACTTATTTTGAAGAGGTATAG
- a CDS encoding polysaccharide biosynthesis protein: MSSFSGATLMITGGTGSFGKTVLKHFLTTDINEIRIFSRDEKKQDDMRHELQSKYPKYANKVQFYIGDVRELNSVKEAVDGVDYIFHAAALKQVPSCEFFPMEAVRTNIEGTDNVLRAAIEAGVKKVVCLSTDKAAYPINAMGISKAMMEHVIYANARVAAKRSKTIICCTRYGNVMCSRGSVIPLFINQIKSGKPITITDPNMTRFLMNLDEAVELVQFAFEHANPGDLFIQKADASTIEDLAKAVQKLFGDTGTSIIGTRHGEKLYETLMTSEERLRAEDMGNYYRVVADSRNLNYDKFIIAGEVKTQSEESYTSHNTNRLDVAGVVKKILTTDYVQNALKGIFE, encoded by the coding sequence ATGTCATCATTTTCTGGAGCAACTTTAATGATCACAGGAGGAACTGGTTCTTTTGGTAAAACAGTTCTTAAACATTTTTTAACAACAGATATAAACGAAATTCGTATTTTTTCTAGAGATGAAAAAAAACAAGATGATATGAGGCACGAACTTCAATCTAAATATCCAAAATATGCAAATAAAGTACAATTTTATATTGGTGATGTAAGAGAGCTAAATTCTGTTAAGGAAGCAGTAGATGGGGTAGATTATATATTTCATGCTGCAGCTTTAAAACAAGTTCCATCATGTGAATTTTTTCCTATGGAAGCAGTTAGAACTAATATTGAGGGTACAGATAATGTCCTTCGGGCTGCTATTGAAGCTGGTGTAAAAAAAGTTGTTTGCCTTTCAACAGATAAAGCGGCATATCCTATTAATGCAATGGGAATATCAAAAGCTATGATGGAACATGTTATTTATGCTAATGCTAGGGTTGCAGCAAAGCGTAGTAAAACAATAATTTGCTGTACAAGATATGGGAATGTTATGTGTTCAAGAGGAAGTGTAATTCCATTATTTATAAATCAAATAAAGTCTGGAAAGCCAATTACAATTACAGATCCTAATATGACAAGATTTTTAATGAATCTTGATGAAGCTGTTGAACTTGTTCAGTTTGCTTTTGAACATGCTAATCCAGGGGATTTATTTATACAAAAAGCAGATGCATCTACCATAGAAGATCTTGCTAAAGCGGTACAAAAACTTTTTGGAGATACAGGGACAAGTATAATAGGAACACGTCATGGAGAAAAGTTATATGAAACTCTTATGACAAGTGAAGAAAGATTGAGAGCAGAAGATATGGGTAATTATTATAGAGTTGTTGCAGACAGTAGAAATTTAAATTATGATAAGTTTATTATAGCTGGAGAAGTTAAAACTCAAAGTGAAGAATCATACACAAGTCATAATACAAATAGACTTGATGTAGCTGGAGTTGTTAAAAAGATTTTAACAACAGATTATGTTCAAAATGCTTTGAAAGGAATTTTTGAATAG